In Chlorobiota bacterium, the sequence CTGAGCAAGGTAATTGACAAGGATACCACGATCTCCCTTGAAGGGCGCGACCCACTGGAGAACACGATGATCCTGAACATGGGACCGCAGCATCCGGCAACGCACGGGGTGCTTCGCGTCCTGCTTCGGCTGGATGGTGAGACCGTGGAAAAATGCATCCCCGAGCTGGGATACCTCCATCGCGGCTACGAAAAGCTGGGGGAGAACATGACCTACCATGAGTTCCTTCCCCACACGGACCGCCTGGACTACTTGTCGCCAATGTCGAACAACGTGGCCTATGCAATGGCGGTGGAGAAGGTGCTGGGGTTGGAAATTCCCCCGCGTGCGGCGTGGATTCGGACGATGATCTGCGAGCTTGCCCGCATCAGCTCGCACCTGCTGGCAATGGGGGCAATGTCCATGGATTGCGGCGCAATCACCATGCTGCTTTGGACCTTCCGCGAGCGCGAACGGCTGTACGACATCTTCGAGCAGATCTGCGGTGCGCGATTCACCACCAGCTACACCCGCATTGGGGGCGTTGCCAACGATTTTACGCCAGACGTGATCCCGATGATCCGCAAGTTTATTGACCAGTTCCCGGCGCAGCTTCGCGACTTTGAGGGATTGGTGAACCGCAACCGAATCTTTGTTGAGCGGGTGTCGGGCATTGGATATATGTCTGCCGAGGAGGCCATCCAGCTTGGGCTTACCGGCCCCTGCCTGCGCGGAAGCGGCGTTGCCCACGACCTTCGCCGCGACGAGCCATACCTGCTGTACGACCAGCTTGACTTCGACGTTATCACCTACGCCGACGGCGATTGCTACGCCCGCTACATGGTGCGCGGCGATGAGATGAAGGAGTCGGTGAAAATTGTGCGCCAGTTGCTGGACAACATCCCCGCCGGCCCCGTGATTGCCAACGAAGCCAAGCAAGTGCTTCCCGGAAAAGTGGAGATTTACACGAAGATGGAGGAGCTGATCCAAGATTTCATGCTGGTCAATTTTGGCCAACAGACCGAGCTAGGGGAAATCTACTCCTGCATCGAATCGCCAAAAGGTGAGCTTGGATTCTACATCACCAGCGACGGCAGCGGCCAGGCATGGCGGATGAAAATCCGCTCTCCATCATTCTGCAATCTTCAGGCCTTGCAGCCGATGTGCGAAGGGGCGATGGTCAGCGACGTGGTAGCAATCATCGGCTCCATTGACCCGGTGATGGGGGAAGCGGATAAGTAAAAAGCGGCGCAACAGCAACGTGCCAACATCAAAACGCCCGAAGCAGTTCAATTGCTTCGGGCGTTTTTTTTATGACTGCGCTCCGTTGGTGGGTGTTATCCCTCATGCGGCTTCTCTTCTGTTGGCAAGGCTTTGGCCTCTTCGTTATTGCTTGGCTCTTGGCTTGGTTGGTCCGGAGCAGGCTCCGATGATGAGTCCGAAGTTGAAGGAGGGATGCTAACCGTTTGCTTCCCGCCTGCCGGGTAAAAAAACAGCAGCAACACCACCCCGATCGAAACCGCAGCATCGGCGATGTTGAAAATGTAGAACCGCTCAAGCTCGCGACCGAACAGCGAGAAATCGGGGATGTCAACATCCACAAAATCAACCACGCGACCGTAAAACAGCGAGGCGTAATTGTAGAAAACCCCGTAAAACACGCGGTCAATTAAGTTCCCCGCCGCGCCGCCAAGAATCAGTGCCAACGCAATCCGCAGGCCGCTCCAGCCATCGGCGGAGGTTTTGCGAAGAAGGTGGACAAGGAAGATGGAGGCGGCAACGCTGAACAGGCTAAGAATCACCGGCATTCCAAAATCCAACCCGAACGCCATCCCGGGATTCTCCACGAAGGTCCAACGGAGGAAGTCGCCAAGCACCGGGCGGCTTTCGCCAAGCATCATCCCCGGATAATTCCAGCCGAAAAGGTCGAACCCTTTTACCGATAGCTTGGTGATTTGATCGAACAGGACGATCCCAATGGGGATCAGAAAAATTTTTTTCCGCACAAACGGTTCTGGTTAATGGTGGAATACTACGCTTTGATTTTTTTCCCCTGCTGCCGCAAGCCTTGGCCACGGCCTTTGCCGAAGAAACCGCAAAGGACACAAGGAATTATCCCTGTGTCCTTTCGGCGGTTTGGTTCGGTTTGTTCGTTATTCTTCTTGGTCCAGTGCTTCTTTGTAAATCTTTCCGGGTTCGCACAGCTTGTTGGTGTTCTTGTACGTTGGGCAAACCTGCGCGATTGGGACCTCTAGCAACCGGCGGCTGTCCAGCCGAAGGCCACATTTGCGGCACATCCCGTAGGTTCCGTTGTGAATGCGAACCATTGCTTCCTCCAATCGCTTCAAGTAATCGGAGCCACGCTGAACTTCCAGGTATCGTTTCTCGCGCTCCATTGCGTCGGTCCCTTGCTCCATGTGAAGGGAGTAGGCACTGTTGTCGTCGGCGCTATCGCGTGAGGTGACTTCCTCCAGCAGGTCTTTGGCGATGTCAAGGTCTTTTATCTGTTCATCCCGCTTGTACTCGATGTTCTTGCGGAATTTCTCTAGGTCTTTTTGCGAAAACAGCTCGGCACTATTGCTTCCGGTTCGTGCCGAAAACATCTCGGTTGGGAGCTTGCTCAGCACTGCCTTTGCCGCTTTCTCTTTGGATCCTGCCGATCGTTTCTTTGTTGATTTATTGGTCACTTCTGCTACTGGTACGGATGATGATTGTTGAGCCGGGGCAGCCGCTGGCACGGTGGCTTGCGCCGCCGCAGCTGGCTTCGGTTTCGATGGTGCTGCTGGCGTAGCAGCACCCGCTTTCTTGGATGGAGTTGATGCCGCCGCCCCTTTGGTTGCGGCTTTCACTGACGGTGGCGTTTTGGCCACAGGAGCTTTTGCGGTTTTGGCCGCCGATTCCTTTGGGCTTGCCGCCGCTTTTTTTACCGCAGCTCCTGAGGGGGGTGTGGCTTTGCTTTTTGCGGCGGCGGCGGATGGTTTGGCCGGCTGTTTTGCCGCTGGTGCTCCCCTTTGGCTGCTGGCTTTGCGGCAGATTTCGCTGCCGGTTTTGCCGGCTGTGGTTTCGGTTTGGCAACCGCTGCGGAACCTCCTTTGGTGGCAGCCTTTGCAGGTGGGGCCTTTTTGGTTGCGGTTTTCACTTCAGTGTTGGTTGGCTTGGGCGCAGGTTGTTTTCCGGCAGCGGCTCCTTTTTTGGGGGCCGGTGTTGCTGCGGCTTTGGCTGGCTTGGCCGTTGCTTTCTTGGTTGAAGCTGGTTTGCTCGCCTTCGTTGCCGGTGTCGCGGCTGCTTTTGGTTTACTGGCTGCCATAGCTTGTTCCCGAAATGAAAATGTGATGTGAAAGTTCTGTTAGGCTGCTTGCACGCTTTCGCTTCGCTCCAGTGATATCAGGCATGATTGG encodes:
- a CDS encoding signal peptidase II, with product MRKKIFLIPIGIVLFDQITKLSVKGFDLFGWNYPGMMLGESRPVLGDFLRWTFVENPGMAFGLDFGMPVILSLFSVAASIFLVHLLRKTSADGWSGLRIALALILGGAAGNLIDRVFYGVFYNYASLFYGRVVDFVDVDIPDFSLFGRELERFYIFNIADAAVSIGVVLLLFFYPAGGKQTVSIPPSTSDSSSEPAPDQPSQEPSNNEEAKALPTEEKPHEG
- the nuoD gene encoding NADH dehydrogenase (quinone) subunit D yields the protein MNIGSTATLERVTDLRQRKILSKVIDKDTTISLEGRDPLENTMILNMGPQHPATHGVLRVLLRLDGETVEKCIPELGYLHRGYEKLGENMTYHEFLPHTDRLDYLSPMSNNVAYAMAVEKVLGLEIPPRAAWIRTMICELARISSHLLAMGAMSMDCGAITMLLWTFRERERLYDIFEQICGARFTTSYTRIGGVANDFTPDVIPMIRKFIDQFPAQLRDFEGLVNRNRIFVERVSGIGYMSAEEAIQLGLTGPCLRGSGVAHDLRRDEPYLLYDQLDFDVITYADGDCYARYMVRGDEMKESVKIVRQLLDNIPAGPVIANEAKQVLPGKVEIYTKMEELIQDFMLVNFGQQTELGEIYSCIESPKGELGFYITSDGSGQAWRMKIRSPSFCNLQALQPMCEGAMVSDVVAIIGSIDPVMGEADK